The sequence below is a genomic window from Eubalaena glacialis isolate mEubGla1 unplaced genomic scaffold, mEubGla1.1.hap2.+ XY scaffold_727, whole genome shotgun sequence.
ggagtcctgtcttacccgtctttgtgtttacaacactaggcatagtgctgatcagcatattcttttttcgcttttttattgattggcagttttttttttaaagaatgagaatacttattcttttttaaagaatgagaatacttatcCAAATACCAAATACTATTTGGCGCCTGAGATTCTTTTCAAACCTCCACTGCTCAGATGCTGAGCAGTCAGACTCACAAGgattaatgggaggtgaaggctgCTTCTGGTGTGATGTACGGGGTGGGGGTCGGGAGGTTGCCATTGGACGTCATTCCGGAAGCAAACATCAAGACTGTGTGGTGATAAACATGAGTCCCCGAGGTGGCTGGCCTGAAAGCCGGTTCACATCCTGAACTTCCCCAGCTGCCCGCTTGGGGGCAGGACCGGGCAGAACAGCACAGCCCCAGGCTgcagtccccaggctgcaggttcctcggtcactttcccattcctgacttcactcacccaccctagagggattctattcccacttcccaggagaggagagggtggctcAGAGACGTTGCCCAGGGGTCAGCCCAGATGTTTTGATTTCCCGAactccctctcagcccctccaggaCTGTCCTGCCAGGGGTGCCAGAACTGAGGGGTCAGAGGTGGCCTCGGGCTCCAttgcggggggggtgggggtggggggtggggggtggggagtggcggcAGCCAGGCAGCATTGCCGGTCAGAGCGAGCGAGTGAGAGGCATGAGAGCCGCACCAAAGGCCCCCGATAAGAATGCAGGTCAGCGGGAGGAGctgcaaggggaggaggggcagtcccagccctgcccagacaggcccagccgcccccacagctgccctcctcgccctgggggcagcaatgggggagagcaggagaggactcgccaggctcctggggtctaagtcccccagaaccaggaagacaaaagaggagccccagggagcGGGGTGGGCCTGAGGTCACCGTAACACGCCTGGCCCTCCGCCACCCAGGCAGACAGAAACAAACGTATGGCCCCCTCAACtggtctgctttcctctgtaaCCCCTAAATCATTCTGATGCCCCCATTTAAGAAACTTTGTGACCCCAGACTCTCCCAAACAAGTGGTGGAATGGGCCAGCCTGGGTACCAGATTTGGCTCTGAGaaattgggttagggttagagtgggGGGAAATAGGAATCCCACTGGGGTAGATGACAATTTTGGCCAAGATGTAGGATGGAAAGGTGAAAGAACGTAATAACCTACTCTGCCCCCTTGGAGCCAAAAACTGATCCTCTGTCAACTTTCCTAGGTTTGGGGCCCTGGAGCCATGAGGCTTTTACTCATCTGACGTGTGTTAGGCACCAACTGTGCACCAGGCGTTTGAGCAGCCTGGGAAAGTGTGCATTTGTGCATATCCGGGGGTGCCCGATGGGTCCAGTGAGGAACTTCTGTGCACACCGTGGTTGTGTAACTGCGGCAGGTCTCTAGCTGGGAGTTGCACTAGGAACCTTTCCCTCATGCTTTTCAGCTGGGCGGGAGCCCATCGGATATCTCGGCTGCCTTTCATCACCTTGTCCCTGATAGGGATCATCCTGGGTGGAGAAATCGCTGTCAGTCACCCCCACCTCTCTCAGAGCCAGAAGGCCTGATTGACAGGCACACACCcacgagggtggggtgagggggccaaggggctggccatctctgggaaggcagggaaccGGCATTCTTGGCAGGGGAGGCGAAAGAGGGGGCTTCCAtgtggaagaagaaggaaatatctagaaccttttcatctccACAGGAGAAGACCAGGGAGGGACAGTCAGCCCAGCTATCAACCCCGAGGGAGCGCCACCCTCCTTCTGCATCAACAACCTCCGGGCAGGATCAGACCCTTCAACAATcagctcagctctgcccccaaacaaagggaggtgaggctgcccagggctgcaggatcaaagagaagtgtccaccccaccctgcagccagcctggtccttgctgctgagagaccatgagtcaaaaaggaaaccagagctggaagacaaatgaaGCAGTGGTGTGGTTGATGACTTTATTATGGCATAAAAAACAcaggctgcttcttcctcctcctcccccccccccaaaatgggttcacagcacttaaagaaaaaaaaatcctacatttctCCTCTAGGGGGCTGCCTAGAAGGGGGCAGACAGCCAAGCAACCTAGATCTATAAAAGAGgggagcaaaagaaaacctaTCCAAAGCCCTCACCAGCACACCTGAGAGCTCGGGGCCTCCATGGGAATATCCGTGCTGTCCTCTCCCCAACGCACATTTGGGAGTTCCCCTGAGGATGGTCACTGGGAAAGGCTGTCCTAGTGGCAAAGGGAGAGGTGGCTGGTTTCCTCAGCTGGAGGAAAACGGCATCTCACACCCACagcgccctccctctctccccctcatccacctggccaggcaacctgcaggcactgccaactctcttctgcccccagccctctcagCAAGGAAAGGGACCTCTGGTCGGATTAGCAGGAggtaggggaagagggagcatAAAGAAAGGACATTACTTCTTAACCTACCCCAGGCCCATGCGTCCTTCAGGGAGAGTCACCCCATCCCTCTTAAGAAGGGCTCTCTTCTACACAAACATATTCCCACCCAgatcccagccccacttcccaatAGCACCCAGTCCTTGGACTGATATccccaaggaaggaagagatgccGTGGGCCTAGGCTCCAGGACCTTGGCTGGGGTGAACAAGATGGGGTCTCCCTGGCTGGAGACCCCAGGCTcagtagagaaacacacacacacacacacacagaaacacacacatgcatgggtacacacaacatgaacacacatgtcctaatattaaataaaataccctttgcttataacttaaaaaatcaatacacaactaatccttgcacagggctctgggtggagaaagaaaggcagggaaacGGGAGGTCGGGGGGAATCTTAAGGCCtctacctggagcctgggaaagcccactagctccaggctcctgcggcctgtcagaccctgcccccatcagcttttttccttttgcctggctCAGCCTCTTCTGGCTTCACCCCTCCCCACGTTCCCCACTCCAGGATCACCATCAGGACGTATTTCTGGCATCTAAAGAAGGGAACAGGGACAGCTTCCTGGACATCACCTCAGAAGGCAGGCCCCTTCCAGTGACAGGACAACTTCCTCATATGGAAGGGGAGCCCCACAAgagatgagatggggaggagCCTCCTAACACACTCTACAGGAGGGGCAAGGCTTGTAGGCAGCACGAAAGGGGAGGGTCGAGCTAAAGAAAGAGTGGGGCTTAGCTTCTCTGCAAGCAGATGGCCAGGCAGGGACAGAGTCCTCCACTCTGAGCAGGAACCGCTGGAGGTCCCTCTGCTGGGACACCCCCACCTACCCTCACCCAACCGAGGtcaccctcttccttccatccctcaggGGAGGGCAAATGCCAGGCACCAAGGGTGAGGAACTACATCAGTTCTGGAGCAAGGGCTCTTGGCTGCCTTGAAGGCCTGCCTGGGGTGACAGATGAGAGTGGACTACtgaactttacttttataaagaccaagagttaaggactgaatcagagctagagagggaagggcttacttccactccctgaccaaatccctttctctcattttagagGAAGACTTCCTTGCTCAACCTCCAcatctggctccctcctccaccccacagttCTGGCTGGAAGCTGTCGCCCATTCtggccctcttcccttcttccctcgtgGCTCCATCACACTGGGTCTGGAAGGCTTAATAAGGAGGCACATCAGAGACATTATTTCTGCGGTGACAACCCTCCCAGCCAGATAGAAACTCCTCCCTTAGggggacccccagcctctgctaccCCATCTCAGCTCTCCCTCCGGAAACCCCGGGGTAAAGCACTCTAGGGGGGATGACAGGGACCCGGGCCGCAGCGCGGCTCCAGAGGCCCTTTTATGTCCGGGTTCCCAGGCGCTAACGACGTGTCCAGACAGCTACCCCCAGCGCCCGGGGCGGCCCCACTCCTCTCTGCTCCGGGGACGCGCCGTATCCTCCACCCTATCCCCTCGGCCCTCCAGCCGCCGTTGGGGTAgtccaccccaaccccccagcccaggggcgtGAAGTGAAAGAGCGAGGAAGGGGAGAACTGATGGGCACGCGCAGCTCCTCCCCGCCCAGTCAAACGCGTCCGTCCTGTCCAGCCCCAGAGACTAAGAGACCCCTAAGCGACCCGGCTCCCTGACCCCCGcaccactttccctccctctccataaaTAACCACCTTCTCTTACTCAAGCCACCCCCCCCCAAGGGCATCAGGCCAGAGGGCTCTCTGCTGATGGCCCCAGGGGAGACCAACGGGGAGGCGGGACGGGGAGGCGGGACGAGGAGCTCAGCTGCAGGGAGCCGCGCTGCCCTCGGCCTCGCGCTTGCCTTTGCCCCCGGGGGGCTCCGCTCCGCCGGCCTTGCCCtctcccgccgccgccccggcagCCTCCTCTTTGGCGCCCTCGTGGGTTTTCATGTGTTTGGCCAGGTGGTCGCTGCGCATGAAGACTCGGCTGCAGACTGCGCAGGGGAACTTCTTGGTGCCGGTGTGGGTCTGGAGGCGGCGCTGCAGCTCGTCGGAGCGCGTGAAGCGCTTGCCGCAGAAGAGCCAGTTGCACACGAAGGGGCGGTCGCCGCTGTGCCAGCGCAAGTGTGCCTTCAGGTGCGATGTCTTGGCGTAGGCTTTCCCACAGCCCGGGATGTGGCAATTGTGCAAATGCTTCTTCTTGCCCCCATCGGGCCCGCACGGAGCCCCCAGTCGCTCCGCCTCCAGGCAGTTGGGGCAGCGGCACACGGTCTGGCCTGAGCTGCGGGGCGCTGACCGCCGGGAGCCTTTGGGCCGGGCCGCCCCATCCAGACTGGTATCCAGCCCCTGGGATTCCGGGGCGGCTGCTTCCAAGGCCTTCGCCCCGTCGGGAGGCCCGAGGAGGTGCTGCCCTCCggcggctgggaggaggtggtgcgGGTGCGGGTGTGGGTGGGGCGGCTGGGCACAAAGCTGGTGGTCTCCGACGTAGCCCCCCAAGCCAGCCTGAAGCGCCCCGGGGTGGCCAGGTGAGGTCAGCGCGCCCTGAGTGTGGGGGAGGTCCATCCAGCTGGTACCCGGATGAAGGTCCCACCACGAGCCCTCCTCGGTGCCTGGGCGTGTCGGCCGGAACCACGATTCGTAATGGTGTGACACGTCCGGCTGCAGGAGCTTGGAAGAGGGTCCCGGGGCCAAGGGACTGTCGCTTTCCAGGTTACCCGAGAGGAGTAACAGTGGCCatggcactcagtgaatgtttttgaatgaattcattaatttttaaactgtgattgattgattgattgattgatttccacaATGTATTTTCCTGTGTTGCCTACATAACTATAGTGAAACTCTGATTCTTATAAGGAACTCTTGGTGTTATGGGATGTTTAGGAAAGGCGGTGAGTTTAAGACGCTGTACTGACGCTACTAAAACCTCCTGGTGAAGGGACCTCATGAGCCTGCTCTCCGGTgtgctggcaaaagaaaaactgaccctcggtgctctctccccaaggtaggcatcagcaaactaacaagggaaaggaaggaggccgcTAAAGATAGGCATCTGCAGGAATTGCTAATCCAGCTCCAGACACAGCCTCAACACCTTCATTAACCCAAAATGAACTGTGTGAAACTGGATTTCTGAACCACAAGACAGGTAAGGGAGTCTTTTCCAAAGCCAGGTGTAGAAGAGCTCTTTACCTTGAGTCTAAAATCGCCTTCGGGCCATTGAACGTACCCACTCTCATTTGCTTGTGTCGtgagaaatcacagaatttttgagctgaaggggtgtaaaacccacacttcttactgaagagtagtcagcaaagaaagtatattgaattaggctacagcaatgtattttctttatatttctcacactacagctgaacacaaacaacgtctttttccatacctcagagcttcctattggccacagataattcacttcagagatatatgctttttgaaaaataatgttctgggtggctggggagagccctgtggtgggtgttcaggaattctttctgctttaccatttaaaagagctaataatggttggggaagcacccacaccttttgctccctgaagaattcggtgctaaacttagttctttgcagctctgtgttgcatacattttaagcagttaggaactttgcacatgagcaggaatcaaagtgaaattcaaaagtgGAACTTCATGGACCATTCGCATATTGGAGAGGCATCAGTGGGATTCCATGACAATGCTAATTTGAGTGTTTTTGCTTGGTGCCTTTTATTGCCCGTGCCAAAGATCAGTACTATGGAAAGCAGAGCGATTCATATATTTGAGTTAAACAAGTCTCTTGGCCTctttgtaccttagtttcctcatttgaaaaaaaaaaataaatggctctcaAGACATACTTTCCAGAATTCATCCTGGGCTTACACCCAGCTAACCAAGAACTGCATGGTGTTTTTACACAcagttttttacatgtattcatcttctattccacttacaacttgtgtaaaaactgcattccatgccaggcctgaaacgttccaaagctcagttctgtgagtaaattgcaaccaagatttctacaacaaaagacacaagcaaaagaagaataaaaatatatattctttcagaacatttatcctttggcaataattctaatttatatatgatgaaacataacaacactactccctccatacgctaaagaaatctcactgtggaagatattatgatttatactttcatgattatatatgtggtgcattagatacaaaatagtaaatgctcattaaatacttgtgttaagtgatctttatttctccagaaaggcagcactatcgacattttgggctggataattctttgctgtgggaggctctcctgtacactgttggacgtttagtagcatctctggcctctgtccactagatgccagcagcatatacagttctgacaagcaaaaatgtctccagacgctaccaaatgtcacctgcgtgcaaaatcaccctggttgagagccactgctctatAATGATTCACTCTGATCTGTGTAATACTTCTCACACTAATCTTTGCTAGAGACAAAAAGGATTTGCTACAAAATTTGAGTAGtaatcttaatcatatttccaaatgagtaacaaattaattttataaaaaattaagctttacaaaaattccaaatataatgaaGTTATATTTGTAACTTAGATAAACTGCAAAAAAGGTAGTGGTTCAAATGTACGTCTTTCGATAGACTGTATTTTACTGCAGCATAAAtctctaggaaaaggaaaaggagaatattgcctcaattagctattagatatctaattagtaggaataactagtagaggttagaatgataataacaaataagaagctttggtctaaactccaaaccttaggaattattatttgaaccttccagagcccctagccctgccttcacctctcttaagagtctcaccttcaggatcttcataaattaaatatacaactataGATCTTGATAGATTTTGGAGGTAATCTTTCCTGAGAGCAGAAGCATTGATTAGATGCCACCTTTTGTGGTCTCATCAAATTCTAGATTACGAGCTCaaagtttttatctctatatatcattataatttctaatattaaaaggaatattcttatatttacacacttcccagtagagttctgtttttctaggCCAATTCactaccagaagaaataaaagataccctttcacacaacttgaaaggaagttactcctctcattaatatgtagctttaattcagtattacactttctatcatattgacttttattcgaaaatacctactcttgactatagctgactatcttatttccattgattccagcttagtctctcatttcacctggatgggtataactgtcttctgactggtgtttccatctctaccctctccctttctaaGCCATCCTCCACGCGATCACCAGATTAACTCTCCGGAAGTGGTCTTCAAATACCAGCATCACTTGTGAACTTCTTGAAGATACGAATAGTCAGCCCTACTCTGGACCTCTGGAATCAGTAACTATGGGAGTGGAGcttgtgttttcacaagccctccaagtgGTTGGTTCTGTTGCAGGCTAATGCTTGTGCTAAAGCACTGCTGTGGTAACATGGTAGCTTGGCATGGTATCCTTGGCTTGGCCTCCAAAGCCCTAGATGATGTGGCTCTAAGCTCCTACTCTTCCCACTTGTACTCTACAGGTACTCAGAGTATTTTTCCTGTGCTTTgcctttctcccactttcctgtTGCAAGCTTATTCTTCCCAAGATGTCCGTCATTGATACCCAATGGCCCTTCGAGGTCCCGTTTAAACAGCATTGCTCTAGTAACATCTTCCCTGATCcaatttgaagtcttttttccctcttttgtgctcCAATACCAACTTATAGCTCTCATTGCCcatactcatttctttctttaaatatagctgTTTTTGCAACCCATTTCCTCTGAGCAGAAACTCCTTCAAAGTATGGACTAGATCCTGCTTATGTGCATCGTCTATCATGTTTAAAGCCAACGCGTGGACATAAagcaaactcaaatatttataaaatcaacaaatagctggggagtggatagaaggaggaaacgactgttttaaaagaaatgtagttttattactACATGGTGCCTCCACAGCACTTTGTCGTTATGGTTTGAGCTTATATGTTTACTTTCCCTGTGAGATCATGAGTTGCTAAAAGGAGTCCTGTCTTACCCGTCTTTGTGTTTACAACACTAGGCATAGTGCTGATCAGCATATTCTTTTTTCGCTTTTTTAttgattggcagtttttttttaaagaatgagaatacttattcttttttaaagaatgagaatacttatcCAAATACCAAATACTATTTGGCGCCTGAGATTCTTTTCAAACCTCCACTGCTCAGATGCTGAGCAGTCAGACTCACAAGgattaatgggaggtgaaggctgCTTCTGGTGTGATGTACGGGGTGGGGGTCGGGAGGTTGCCATTGGACGTCATTCCGGAAGCAAACATCAAGACTGTGTGGTGATAAACATGAGTCCCCGAGGTGGCTGGCCTGAAAGCCGGTTCACATCCTGAACTTCCCCAGCTGCCCGCTTGGGGGCAGGACCGGGCAGAACAGCACAGCCCCAGGCTgcagtccccaggctgcaggttcctcggtcactttcccattcctgacttcactcacccaccctagagggattctattcccacttcccaggagaggagagggtggctcAGAGACGTTGCCCAGGGGTCAGCCCAGATGTTTTGATTTCCCGAactccctctcagcccctccaggaCTGTCCTGCCAGGGGTGCCAGAACTGAGGGGTCAGAGGTGGCCTCGGGCTccattgcggggggggggggggggggtggggggtggggagtggcggcAGCCAGGCAGCATTGCCGGTCAGAGCGAGCGAGTGAGAGGCATGAGAGCCGCACCAAAGGCCCCCGATAAGAATGCAGGTCAGCGGGAGGAGctgcaaggggaggaggggcagtcccagccctgcccagacaggcccagccgcccccacagctgccctcctcgccctgggggcagcaatgggggagagcaggagaggactcgccaggctcctggggtctaagtcccccagaaccaggaagacaaaagaggagccccagggagcGGGGTGGGCCTGAGGTCACCGTAACACGCCTGGCCCTCCGCCACCCAGGCAGACAGAAACAAACGTATGGCCCCCTCAACtggtctgctttcctctgtaaCCCCTAAATCATTCTGATGCCCCCATTTAAGAAACTTTGTGACCCCAGACTCTCCCAAACAAGTGGTGGAATGGGCCAGCCTGGGTACCAGATTTGGCTCTGAGaaattgggttagggttagagtgggGGGAAATAGGAATCCCACTGGGGTAGATGACAATTTTGGCCAAGATGTAGGATGGAAAGGTGAAAGAACGTAATAACCTACTCTGCCCCCTTGGAGCCAAAAACTGATCCTCTGTCAACTTTCCTAGGTTTGGGGCCCTGGAGCCATGAGGCTTTTACTCATCTGACGTGTGTTAGGCACCAACTGTGCACCAGGCGTTTGAGCAGCCTGGGAAAGTGTGCATTTGTGCATATCCGGGGGTGCCCGATGGGTCCAGTGAGGAACTTCTGTGCACACCGTGGTTGTGTAACTGCGGCAGGTCTCTAGCTGGGAGTTGCACTAGGAACCTTTCCCTCATGCTTTTCAGCTGGGCGGGAGCCCATCGGATATCTCGGCTGCCTTTCATCACCTTGTCCCTGATAGGGATCATCCTGGGTGGAGAAATCGCTGTCAGTCACCCCCACCTCTCTCAGAGCCAGAAGGCCTGATTGACAGGCACACACCcacgagggtggggtgagggggccaaggggctggccatctctgggaaggcagggaaccGGCATTCTTGGCAGGGGAGGCGAAAGAGGGGGCTTCCAtgtggaagaagaaggaaatatctagaaccttttcatctccACAGGAGAAGACCAGGGAGGGACAGTCAGCCCAGCTATCAACCCCGAGGGAGCGCCACCCTCCTTCTGCATCAACAACCTCCGGGCAGGATCAGACCCTTCAACAATcagctcagctctgcccccaaacaaagggaggtgaggctgcccagggctgcaggatcaaagagaagtgtccaccccaccctgcagccagcctggtccttgctgctgagagaccatgagtcaaaaaggaaaccggagctggaagacaaatgaaGCAGTGGTGTGGTTGATGACTTTATTATGGCATAAAAAACAcaggctgcttcttcctcctcctcccccccccccaaaatgggttcacagcacttaaagaaaaaaaaatcctacatttctCCTCTAGGGGGCTGCCTAGAAGGGGGCAGACAGCCAAGCAACCTAGATCTATAAAAGAGgggagcaaaagaaaacctaTCCAAAGCCCTCACCAGCACACCTGAGAGCTCGGGGCCTCCATGGGAATATCCGTGCTGTCCTCTCCCCAACGCACATTTGGGAGTTCCCCTGAGGATGGTCACTGGGAAAGGCTGTCCTAGTGGCAAAGGGAGAGGTGGCTGGTTTCCTCAGCTGGAGGAAAACGGCATCTCACACCCACagcgccctccctctctccccctcatccacctggccaggcaacctgcaggcactgccaactctcttctgcccccagccctctcagCAAGGAAAGGGACCTCTGGTCGGATTAGCAGGAggtaggggaagagggagcatAAAGAAAGGACATTACTTCTTAACCTACCCCAGGCCCATGCGTCCTTCAGGGAGAGTCACCCCATCCCTCTTAAGAAGGGCTCTCTTCTACACAAACATATTCCCACCCAgatcccagccccacttcccaatAGCACCCAGTCCTTGGACTGATATccccaaggaaggaagagatgccGTGGGCCTAGGCTCCAGGACCTTGGCTGGGGTGAACAAGATGGGGTCTCCCTGGCTGGAGACCCCAGGCTcagtagagaaacacacacacacacacacacagaaacacacacatgcatgggtacacacaacatgaacacacatgtcctaatattaaataaaataccctttgcttataacttaaaaaatcaatacacaactaatccttgcacagggctctgggtggagaaagaaaggcagggaaacGGGAGGTCGGGGGGAATCTTAAGGCCtctacctggagcctgggaaagcccactagctccaggctcctg
It includes:
- the LOC133083825 gene encoding transcription factor Sp6-like; amino-acid sequence: MGLGDSPLAPGPSSKLLQPDVSHHYESWFRPTRPGTEEGSWWDLHPGTSWMDLPHTQGALTSPGHPGALQAGLGGYVGDHQLCAQPPHPHPHPHHLLPAAGGQHLLGPPDGAKALEAAAPESQGLDTSLDGAARPKGSRRSAPRSSGQTVCRCPNCLEAERLGAPCGPDGGKKKHLHNCHIPGCGKAYAKTSHLKAHLRWHSGDRPFVCNWLFCGKRFTRSDELQRRLQTHTGTKKFPCAVCSRVFMRSDHLAKHMKTHEGAKEEAAGAAAGEGKAGGAEPPGGKGKREAEGSAAPCS